The region GTATTTACCCAGGCAAACCATTTTCTGGTGAAGTTGGAAGGATCATCCTTGTGGAAAGACTCGTGCATGAAACCGGTACCGGCATGCGTGTTCTTGAGCTGGTGCAGGCATTCCTTTATCTCCTCATCCGATTGGCTCGTCAGGGCCTGCATAATAATGCTCATCGGCCAGATCATATCCACTCCGGTGTGCGGACCGCCAATGCCATGTCCGGCTTTGCCCACAAAGTACCAGGGGTTGTCCTGGCCAAGTATAAACTTGCGGGTGTTCTGGTAGATCGGGTCTTCCACCGGGCAGCAGCCCAGGTACGGCATGGCCAGCAGGCTCGGCACGTTGGCATCGTCCATAAACAGCTCATTGCCGAAGCCGTCCACCTCAAACGGGTGCACTTTGCCGTAGTTCAGGTGCTCCGCCACAGCGTATTCCTTCAGGGCTTTCTCCACCTCGTCGGCCAGGGCGGTACACTCGGCCGCAAAGGTTTTGTCTTTCTTGATCTTCTCGCTCATCTCAGCCAGTTGGCGTAGCGAGGTAACGGCAAAGTAGTTCGACGGCACCAGGAACAGGTAGATCGTGGCGTCGTCGGACGGACGGAAGGTAGAGCAGATCAGCCCTACCGGCTTGATCGGGTTACCGTAGCCGGAACCTGCCACCGTGTCGGTTTGCCAACCGGTTACGCGCTGAAACTTGTAGGGCCCTTTGTCCTCCTTGCGCTGCTGTTCTTTAAAGGTTTTCACCACCAGGCGCATAGCTTTCTCCCATTCCGCATCAAACGGGTTTGTATCGCCGGAGGCTTTCCAGTAGTGGTAGCCCAGTCTGATCGGGTAGCACAGCGAGTCGATCTCCCACTTGCGCTCGTGGATGCCCGGCTGCATCTTGGTCAGGTCTTTGGCCCACTCCCCTTCCTTGGTAGGGTCGTCGTAAAAGGCGTTGGCGTAGGGGTCGGTGATGATGTAGCTTGTCTGGCGGTTGATTACACCGGCAATCAGTTTTTGCAGCGGCTTGTCCTTGTCCATCAGTGCCAGGTAAGGCCATACCTGCGCCGAGCTGTCGCGCAGCCACATGGCGTCAATATCCCCGGTGATCACATAAGTATCCGGACGGCCGTTCTTCTCCTGATAGTTAACAGTGGTATCCAGGGTGCTTGGAAGGCAATTTTCGAACATCCAGGCCAACTCTTTGTCGGCAATGCTCTTCTTTACATCCTTAATTGCTTTTTCTACCGCTTTGCTCGTGAAATTACGCTCCGACATGGCAGGGCGCTGGCTCTCGAACTTTTGCTTTTGAGTGAACGACATAAATGAAAAACCTGAGGCGGCGATACCGGCTGTCGCGATGGCGCCGGTCTTAACAAAATCTCTTCTTGTAGGCATGGGTGTTTTATGAGTCTTTTTGATCAGGTTATGACCAGTAAATTTTCTGCTCTTAAATATAGTAATTATAAGGCTAAAACCTGCTCAACTCCTGATATAAGTACAACTTCTCGCCATATGGCTTGTACTATATTAGTATCTTATCCTGCTTGTTACCGCACCACAATCTCATCGGCAAAAAGCCATGCGGGTTGGCCGGCACCGTTATGGCCTTCCGGCAGTGCGGTCAGGTGGTAGGCGGTAACACGCACATACCTTGCCTTCTGCTCCGGGAACTGGGCCTTGAAATCGTGCATGGTCGCCTCCTGCTCATTTTGCGACACGGGGTTCTTCACCGTCTTTACTTCCTTAAAACTCTTGCCATCGGTGGAGACCTCGAACTTCACGGCCGTCGGCAGCATGATCCAATCGCGGTAATGCTGCAGGCTGCCCAGGGTGATGTTGGAGATTGATTTGGCCTCCCCTAAGTCCAGGGTTGCCACCATATCCCTGCCGCTGAACCCGTGCCAGTATTTGCCCACTGCGTGCCGCCCGCGCACCCCGTCGGTCAGCGAGTTAGGGCCGTCAGCCATATAATGCTTGCTCACCGGGTTTTCATACTTTACCTCGCGGCCAACGGCCTTGTGCATGCTAAACGACTGCTCCGCCGGCTTCAGGCCCATCACCTTGCCATTCACCACCGTCACCGCCTTCAGCACCACCGACGAATCGATCTGGATTGGTTGCTTGTACTTTATACTTTGCGCCGTTGGCTCCGAGCCATCCAGGGTATAGTATACTTCCCCGTTCATGGCCTCGGTAAAGAGCGTTACCAGCAGCTTGCCGCCTTCTGAGCTGGGCTTGATGTCCACGGTGAAATTGCCTTTGGAGTAATGCAGCGCTTTCTGGTCGAAGGCTTTGAACTGGGGCTGCAGGCGCTGGTTAAAGCTTACCCAGTCGCGGCTCTCTTTCGGCGACCACACGACCTCGGCCAGGGCCAGCATGCGTGGCAGCACCATGTACTCCAGGTGCGAGGCGGTGGTAATATATTCGGTCCAGACGTTGGCCTGTGCGCCCAGCACGTGCCTGGCTTCTTCTGCTGTCAGTTCTTTCGGGATAGGCTCGTAGTCGTATACTTTTTTGAGCGTGTTAAAGCCGCCAATGGCCAAAGGCTCTCCCTCCGGACCTGCCTGGTAATGGTCGAAGTAGACCGGGGAGCCGGGCGTCATGATCACGTCGTGGCCCATTTTGGCAGCCTCGATGCCGCCGCTCTCGCCGCGCCAGCTCATCACCGTGGCCTGGGGAGCCAGCCCACCTTCCAGAATCTCGTCCCAGCCAATGATGCGGCGGTTCTTGGTGAGCAGGTAGTTCTCCATGCGCTTGATGAAGTAACTCTGCAGCTCCTCCACGTTCTTCAGGCCTTCATCGGCCATGCGCTTCTGGCAACTAGGGCATTTTTTCCAGCCCGACTTATCTACCTCGTCACCGCCGATGTGCACATACTGCCCGGGGAAAAGCGCCACCACCTCATCCAGCACGTCCTCCAAAAAGGTGAACACTTCCTCGTTGCCCGGACAATAGTTAGACGACATGTTGGTATAGTCTCCACCCGTAAGCGGCAGTTGCTCTTTGCCGCTGCAGCTCAGGTGCGGGTAAGCGGCAATGGCCGAGGCCACGTGGCCCGGCATCTCTATTTCCGGCACGATCGTGACGTTACGCTGAGCAGCGTAGGCCACGATGTCTTTTATCTGCTCCTGGGTATAGTAGCCGCCGTAGGTGGGCTGCTCGCCCGGCTTTGCCTGCGGCCTGGCATCCCAGGGTTTGTCGGTATGGTCCACACGCCAGGCTGCTACGTCGGTCAGCTTAGGATACTTCTTGATCTCGATGCGCCAGCCCGGATCGTCCACCAGGTGCCAGTGAAACTTGTTCATCTTGTAAGTAGCCATGAGGTCGATGTACTGCTTCACGGCGTCAGGCGAGAAGAAATGGCGGCTCACGTCCAGGTGCATGCCGCGCCAGGCAAAGCGTGGGTAGTCCGTAATGGTCATGGCCGGGACCTGCAGCGCCGCGTTGGTGCGCACAGCGGGCAGCGTTTGCAGCACCGATTGGATACCGTACACGATACCTGCTTTGGAGTTGGCTTTTATGCTTATTTCCGACGGCGTTACCTGCAGTTGGTAGCCTTCTTCGCCCAGGCTGTTTATACTTTCAATGGCTAGTTTAATGGCTTTGCCTTTGCGTTTTTTGATCGGCAGCTCCAAACCGGAAACTTCTTTGATGCGCGCGGCCAGAAAATCAGCGGCAGGCCGGAGCTCTTTTTTCCCGTTTTCCAGGTGGATAGAAGTATGGCCGTCAATTACAAAGTGGCCTTCGCTGCGCTGCAGGCTTACCGGCTGCGGAATGATACTGACCGGCTGCTGGGCCAGCACCAGAAAGGGGAAAAACAGGGCTAGAAGAAGGGTGGTCTTCTTAATCATGGTAGTTTAGTCTTTTGCCTTTTAAAGGCTATTGGTAGTTATTGTGTCGTGAAGTATAAAACCAACCAGCATCTATACTTGCTGTACTGGCCAGTCGGTTTTATACTTTAGAACTCAGGTTGCGATTCCCTCATTTGATGAAGGTGTAAACCCACCCCCGCCCCTCCAAGGAGGGGATTTTTGTTACGATTGCAGAAATTCCCCTCCTTGGAGGGGCTAGGGGTGGATTCATCGCAACCTGGGTTTTATACTTTGCTAGTGCTCACTCGCTGAAATAGCCATGCCTTCGAGTGCATTCTTGTAGAGCCCGATTTCTGAGATGGTCGGGTTCAGCCTCGACGACTCGATGCGCAGGCGCACTTTGCTGGCCGTTACCGGCTTGAAACGCAGCAGGCGCTTGTAGCCCACGGTGGTGCCTTCGGTTGCCTGGTGCCACTGACCGTCTTTCCAGTAATCGAATGCAAACTTCTCTATACGCTGCCCTACGCTGATGTTCTCCTGCAGCATAAGCACATCAAAGGTCTGCTCGCCGTCCAGTTTCAGCTCTATCACGGCTGTGGTGTCTTTCTCTGATTTGGTGGTAAAGTGCGTGTCATACTTGCCGTCGAGTATGGCTTTTTTGTTCTTGCCCGTTACCTTCACTTTAGCACCTGCTGCCAGGTTCTTATTGAAGGTGTCGTGGCGCAGCTTGGTCCAACCCTGCAGCGCCTTCACGTCACTCTCGTGGATAAGGCCGCGCGTGTCGGGCGGGATGTTGAGCAGGAGCACCCCGTTGCGGCCCACGGAACTGTAGTAGATATCGAGCAACTTCTCCGGCGATTTCACCTTATCGTCCTCGGCAGGATGATAGAACCAACCCGGACGGATCGACACGTCCGTTTCAGCCGGATACCATACCAGCCCTTTGGCGTTGCGGATCTTCTCGCGGCTGCCCAGCACTTCGCCCCGCATATCGCCGGTAGGTTTAAACGCCACCGCCTGCTGCGAATTTGCCGCCGTCGCATTCTGGTCCAGGTTATCGGCTGGTACTACGCTCCACTCGGTTTCACGGCCGTAGCCGGTTTCGGTGCCCACCCAGCGCACATCCGGGCCCATAATGGCAATAGTGGCCGTAGGCTGCAGCTTGCGGATGTGCTTGTACCAACGGTCGAAGTCGTATACCTGCTTTTTGCCGTTCGGGCCCTCGCCATTGGCCCCGTCAAACCATACTTCATCTATCTGCCCGTAATTGGTCAGCAGTTCGGTGAGTTGCTCTACAAACAGGTCGTTGTAGTCATCCGTGCCGTACACTGGTGAGTTCATGTCCCAGGGTGAGAGGTACACGCCAAAGCCAATGCCGTACTCCTTGCAGGCCTCCGCTACGTCTTTCATCAGGTCACCATTTCCATTTTTCCAGGGGCTGTTCTTCACCGAGTGTTCGGTGGTGGCTGTCGGCCACAGGCAGAAACCGTCGTGGTGCTTGGCGGTGAGGATCACCTGCTTGATTCCGGCCTCCTTGGCCACGCGCACCCATTGGCGGGCGTCTAACTGTGAGGGGTTAAAAATGGCCGGATCTTCCTTGCCTGTGCCCCACTCGCGGTTAGTGAAGGTGTTGACGCCCACATGAAAGAAACCGGTCAGCTCCAGCTGCTGCCAGCGCAACTGCCGAGGGGTGGGCACCACATTGGCCGCCTTGCGAATGATGTCGGCTTCGGAATCTCCGGGCTGCAGGATCACAAAGTTTACCTTTTCGTGAGTTGTTTGCTGCGCAACGGCTGGAGCAGAAGCTGCCAGCAGAAGGGAAAGGAGGCTGTGGGTTATCTTCTTCATTTTCATGTAGGGGTGAGCTATACTTAAAGATTTTA is a window of Pontibacter kalidii DNA encoding:
- a CDS encoding glycoside hydrolase family 20 protein, with protein sequence MIKKTTLLLALFFPFLVLAQQPVSIIPQPVSLQRSEGHFVIDGHTSIHLENGKKELRPAADFLAARIKEVSGLELPIKKRKGKAIKLAIESINSLGEEGYQLQVTPSEISIKANSKAGIVYGIQSVLQTLPAVRTNAALQVPAMTITDYPRFAWRGMHLDVSRHFFSPDAVKQYIDLMATYKMNKFHWHLVDDPGWRIEIKKYPKLTDVAAWRVDHTDKPWDARPQAKPGEQPTYGGYYTQEQIKDIVAYAAQRNVTIVPEIEMPGHVASAIAAYPHLSCSGKEQLPLTGGDYTNMSSNYCPGNEEVFTFLEDVLDEVVALFPGQYVHIGGDEVDKSGWKKCPSCQKRMADEGLKNVEELQSYFIKRMENYLLTKNRRIIGWDEILEGGLAPQATVMSWRGESGGIEAAKMGHDVIMTPGSPVYFDHYQAGPEGEPLAIGGFNTLKKVYDYEPIPKELTAEEARHVLGAQANVWTEYITTASHLEYMVLPRMLALAEVVWSPKESRDWVSFNQRLQPQFKAFDQKALHYSKGNFTVDIKPSSEGGKLLVTLFTEAMNGEVYYTLDGSEPTAQSIKYKQPIQIDSSVVLKAVTVVNGKVMGLKPAEQSFSMHKAVGREVKYENPVSKHYMADGPNSLTDGVRGRHAVGKYWHGFSGRDMVATLDLGEAKSISNITLGSLQHYRDWIMLPTAVKFEVSTDGKSFKEVKTVKNPVSQNEQEATMHDFKAQFPEQKARYVRVTAYHLTALPEGHNGAGQPAWLFADEIVVR
- a CDS encoding glycoside hydrolase family 125 protein, with the translated sequence MPTRRDFVKTGAIATAGIAASGFSFMSFTQKQKFESQRPAMSERNFTSKAVEKAIKDVKKSIADKELAWMFENCLPSTLDTTVNYQEKNGRPDTYVITGDIDAMWLRDSSAQVWPYLALMDKDKPLQKLIAGVINRQTSYIITDPYANAFYDDPTKEGEWAKDLTKMQPGIHERKWEIDSLCYPIRLGYHYWKASGDTNPFDAEWEKAMRLVVKTFKEQQRKEDKGPYKFQRVTGWQTDTVAGSGYGNPIKPVGLICSTFRPSDDATIYLFLVPSNYFAVTSLRQLAEMSEKIKKDKTFAAECTALADEVEKALKEYAVAEHLNYGKVHPFEVDGFGNELFMDDANVPSLLAMPYLGCCPVEDPIYQNTRKFILGQDNPWYFVGKAGHGIGGPHTGVDMIWPMSIIMQALTSQSDEEIKECLHQLKNTHAGTGFMHESFHKDDPSNFTRKWFAWVNTLFGELILKVHAERPHLLKAQV
- a CDS encoding alpha-L-fucosidase, which translates into the protein MKKITHSLLSLLLAASAPAVAQQTTHEKVNFVILQPGDSEADIIRKAANVVPTPRQLRWQQLELTGFFHVGVNTFTNREWGTGKEDPAIFNPSQLDARQWVRVAKEAGIKQVILTAKHHDGFCLWPTATTEHSVKNSPWKNGNGDLMKDVAEACKEYGIGFGVYLSPWDMNSPVYGTDDYNDLFVEQLTELLTNYGQIDEVWFDGANGEGPNGKKQVYDFDRWYKHIRKLQPTATIAIMGPDVRWVGTETGYGRETEWSVVPADNLDQNATAANSQQAVAFKPTGDMRGEVLGSREKIRNAKGLVWYPAETDVSIRPGWFYHPAEDDKVKSPEKLLDIYYSSVGRNGVLLLNIPPDTRGLIHESDVKALQGWTKLRHDTFNKNLAAGAKVKVTGKNKKAILDGKYDTHFTTKSEKDTTAVIELKLDGEQTFDVLMLQENISVGQRIEKFAFDYWKDGQWHQATEGTTVGYKRLLRFKPVTASKVRLRIESSRLNPTISEIGLYKNALEGMAISASEH